The Synechocystis sp. PCC 7509 genome includes a window with the following:
- a CDS encoding diguanylate cyclase, with translation MKNKITPPVPKNEDARLKNLCQYQIIDTPTEKAYDDITRLAASICGTPTAIISIVDANRQWFKSKVGLEIEETSREQAFCAYTILGQEVFIVPDTLKDERFAHNPLVTADPFIRFYAGVPLITSQNYALGSLATLDYVPRELQPQQIESLKALARQVVKLIELRSDLAALTKTAFKSQQRHQESKSFFRRVIVGLGLASAILAAGGFIAHDSLNNTVNNTQKLIERYKIIDNLEDINLKMQKVAIAKHRYINSPQLKYLEPYYSVKVSVKQEVTQLRAQVANNPDQQKRLALLDRLIDQKLTEVENAVNLRKQGFDAAAQSLRTEQGKYISDRLDATIQEMEAAETQLLTRASRSVQANTYNFGVVFATGIALNFLVLAIVYYFIEREINERHKVEIDLEQERDFTFTILDTIASLVIVCSAEGKIVRFNRAAEQISGYYSDEVRGKYLWDLFLPSEEVSRVKNTIQNIQSISVNSYETHWLTRNGDRRLIAWSNSQLHDQTGAIEYVLASGNDITESAEASMALQESQGRYHDLFETASDLIQSVALDGHFIYVNRAWREALGYSEAEINHISLFDIISLDYQAHCQELFGRLINGETLGAVQAEFVTKDGKNILVEGSASCKFVDGKPVATQSIFRDITHRTQTEAELQQTNERLNRSIKELEQRNHEITLLSEISDVLQACRTIEEAYTAISTFLKLMFPDVPGGIFLINSSKNVVEAVVNWGDLPMTSNTFFTPNDCWALRRGRLHFAGTLHGSLQCQHLTHPLPTASLCVPMIAQGEALGMLYLSSLESGTAIEAKQQLAVTVAEHISLALANIKLREKLENQSIRDPLTGLYNRRYMEESLDREIFRCDRKHQPLGIIMLDVDHFKRFNDTFGHEAGDSVLKELGDFLQKYVRGSDIACRYGGEEFILILPEGSLEITSKRAEQLREGIKHLNLKYRHEPLGQITLSLGVASFPEHGMSGQDVIREADAALYKAKQEGRDAVRLAP, from the coding sequence ATGAAAAATAAAATTACACCGCCAGTACCTAAAAATGAAGACGCAAGGCTAAAAAACCTATGCCAATATCAAATTATTGATACTCCAACAGAAAAAGCCTACGACGATATTACCCGTTTGGCTGCTTCTATTTGCGGTACTCCTACAGCCATAATTAGTATTGTCGATGCCAATCGTCAGTGGTTCAAATCCAAAGTTGGCTTAGAGATCGAGGAAACATCCCGCGAACAAGCTTTTTGTGCTTATACAATTTTGGGACAAGAAGTATTTATTGTTCCTGATACTCTAAAAGATGAACGTTTTGCCCATAATCCGCTAGTAACTGCTGATCCTTTTATTCGCTTTTACGCGGGCGTACCGTTAATTACATCCCAAAACTACGCTTTGGGTTCGCTCGCCACCCTCGACTATGTACCTAGGGAACTGCAACCCCAACAAATTGAATCGCTCAAAGCCTTAGCACGTCAAGTTGTCAAGCTAATTGAACTACGCAGCGACCTAGCGGCATTGACAAAAACAGCTTTTAAGTCGCAACAACGACACCAAGAAAGCAAATCATTTTTCCGCAGAGTCATAGTAGGACTGGGACTCGCCTCCGCCATTCTAGCTGCTGGTGGATTTATTGCCCACGATAGCCTCAACAATACGGTGAATAATACCCAAAAACTGATAGAACGCTATAAAATAATTGACAATTTGGAAGATATAAATTTAAAAATGCAAAAAGTAGCGATCGCCAAACATCGCTACATCAATAGCCCGCAGCTAAAATATTTGGAGCCATACTACAGCGTTAAAGTATCGGTAAAGCAAGAAGTTACACAATTAAGAGCGCAAGTTGCCAACAACCCCGACCAACAAAAACGTTTAGCACTGCTCGATCGGCTAATCGATCAAAAACTAACAGAAGTAGAAAACGCTGTTAATCTCCGCAAACAAGGCTTTGACGCGGCGGCGCAATCGTTAAGAACCGAGCAAGGTAAATATATTTCCGATCGGCTCGACGCAACAATTCAAGAAATGGAAGCGGCGGAAACTCAATTATTAACAAGAGCTTCGCGCTCAGTTCAAGCCAATACCTACAACTTTGGAGTTGTATTTGCCACGGGTATCGCCCTCAACTTTTTGGTGTTGGCGATTGTTTATTATTTTATTGAACGAGAAATTAACGAACGCCACAAAGTAGAAATCGATTTAGAGCAAGAGCGAGACTTTACTTTTACGATTTTGGACACGATCGCCTCTTTAGTAATAGTTTGCAGCGCTGAAGGTAAAATTGTCCGCTTCAACCGCGCCGCCGAACAGATATCTGGTTATTACAGCGATGAGGTTAGAGGCAAATATTTATGGGATCTATTTTTACCGTCTGAGGAAGTAAGCAGGGTAAAAAACACTATCCAAAACATCCAATCGATTAGTGTCAATAGCTACGAAACTCACTGGCTAACCCGCAATGGCGATCGCCGTTTGATTGCCTGGTCAAATAGTCAACTGCATGACCAAACTGGCGCAATTGAGTATGTACTAGCTAGTGGTAACGACATCACAGAAAGCGCTGAAGCATCCATGGCTTTACAAGAAAGTCAAGGGCGCTATCACGATTTATTTGAAACCGCCAGCGACTTGATTCAAAGCGTCGCTTTAGATGGGCATTTTATTTATGTAAATCGGGCTTGGCGCGAAGCTCTAGGCTACAGCGAAGCGGAGATTAATCATATTTCATTGTTTGACATTATTTCTCTTGACTATCAAGCCCATTGTCAAGAGTTGTTTGGTCGCCTGATAAATGGAGAAACTCTAGGAGCGGTGCAAGCAGAATTTGTAACTAAAGATGGCAAAAATATCTTAGTGGAAGGCAGCGCTAGTTGTAAATTTGTGGATGGCAAACCCGTTGCAACTCAAAGCATTTTTCGCGACATCACTCATCGCACCCAAACCGAAGCCGAGCTTCAGCAGACAAACGAGCGTCTCAATCGCTCGATAAAAGAACTAGAACAGCGCAATCATGAAATCACTCTACTGAGCGAAATTAGCGATGTTCTCCAAGCTTGCCGCACTATTGAAGAAGCTTATACAGCAATTTCTACTTTTTTAAAGTTGATGTTTCCTGATGTTCCCGGCGGCATCTTTTTAATCAATTCCTCCAAAAATGTAGTTGAAGCTGTAGTAAATTGGGGCGATTTGCCCATGACTAGCAATACATTTTTTACACCCAACGATTGCTGGGCATTGCGGCGGGGGCGATTGCATTTTGCTGGCACGTTACACGGCAGCTTGCAGTGTCAACATCTAACTCATCCCCTGCCTACAGCCTCTCTATGCGTACCAATGATTGCCCAAGGAGAGGCGTTGGGAATGCTTTATCTAAGCTCCCTAGAGTCGGGAACGGCAATTGAAGCTAAACAACAGTTAGCAGTCACCGTCGCCGAACATATTTCCTTGGCGTTAGCAAATATCAAACTGCGAGAAAAATTAGAAAATCAAAGTATTCGCGATCCGCTCACAGGCTTATATAATCGCCGTTATATGGAGGAATCTTTAGACCGAGAAATTTTCAGATGCGATCGCAAACACCAACCCCTAGGAATTATCATGCTTGACGTTGACCACTTTAAGCGCTTTAACGATACCTTTGGTCATGAAGCTGGAGACAGCGTACTCAAAGAACTAGGGGATTTTCTCCAAAAATACGTTCGCGGCTCAGATATTGCTTGTCGTTATGGAGGAGAAGAATTTATCTTAATTTTACCGGAAGGCTCTTTAGAAATTACCAGTAAGCGAGCAGAGCAATTAAGAGAAGGTATCAAACACTTAAATCTCAAGTATCGTCATGAACCTTTAGGTCAAATCACCCTTTCTTTAGGGGTAGCAAGTTTTCCCGAACATGGGATGAGTGGACAAGATGTGATTCGCGAAGCCGATGCAGCGCTCTACAAAGCCAAACAGGAAGGGCGCGACGCTGTTAGACTCGCACCTTAA
- a CDS encoding ferrochelatase, with amino-acid sequence MPATTGKDRVAVLLMGYGEVESYEDFANYNEQALNLLTAKFAPVPTWIYPPLAKLLALFDRHEWDHQHDHFVSPHNAIFEQQRAGIEKCLQQKWGNQIQVFKAFNFCAPFLPEQVLEEIKAQGFDKLLIYPLLVVDSIFTSGIAVEQVNLALTKLADEGEHWVKGQRYIPSFYNENAYIKLMAQMVEEKIATDLAAAYLPSQIGIVLMNHGCPHKAKGFTSGIVESQALYDRVRDELINRYALISVGWLNHDTPLIDWTQPNAFVAANNLIDLGAKAIVFMPIGFATENHETLLDVDHIIHALQRKHSEVNYIQMPCVNDRTEFVEMAASWADPHIAELLSEQAVAVNSQRAVAPKSGHHHHDHDGHHHHH; translated from the coding sequence ATGCCCGCAACAACTGGCAAAGACCGAGTTGCCGTATTGCTTATGGGTTATGGTGAAGTTGAAAGCTACGAAGATTTTGCCAACTACAACGAACAAGCCTTAAATCTACTTACAGCTAAGTTTGCTCCCGTGCCAACGTGGATTTATCCGCCGCTTGCAAAGCTATTAGCCTTGTTCGATCGCCATGAATGGGATCACCAGCACGATCATTTTGTCTCGCCTCACAATGCGATTTTTGAACAGCAGCGTGCAGGCATAGAAAAGTGTCTGCAACAGAAATGGGGCAATCAAATTCAAGTATTCAAAGCCTTCAACTTTTGCGCTCCTTTCCTTCCCGAACAAGTGTTAGAGGAAATTAAAGCGCAAGGATTTGACAAGCTGCTAATTTATCCGCTTTTAGTTGTAGATTCAATTTTTACAAGCGGGATTGCCGTCGAGCAAGTCAACTTAGCTTTAACCAAGTTAGCTGATGAAGGCGAACACTGGGTAAAAGGACAGCGTTATATTCCTTCTTTTTACAACGAAAATGCCTACATTAAGTTAATGGCACAAATGGTTGAGGAAAAAATAGCTACAGATTTAGCGGCGGCTTATTTGCCTTCCCAAATTGGCATCGTGCTAATGAATCATGGTTGTCCGCATAAAGCTAAAGGCTTCACTTCGGGAATTGTTGAAAGTCAAGCACTCTACGATCGCGTTAGAGATGAACTTATCAACCGTTATGCGTTAATTTCTGTAGGCTGGCTCAACCACGATACACCCTTAATTGACTGGACGCAGCCCAACGCCTTTGTCGCTGCCAATAATTTAATTGATTTGGGGGCAAAAGCGATCGTGTTTATGCCCATTGGTTTTGCAACGGAAAATCACGAAACGTTGCTTGATGTAGACCACATTATTCATGCCTTACAGCGCAAACATTCGGAAGTAAATTACATCCAAATGCCTTGTGTAAACGATCGCACGGAATTTGTAGAAATGGCGGCTTCTTGGGCCGATCCCCACATTGCCGAATTACTCTCAGAGCAAGCAGTGGCGGTCAATTCCCAAAGGGCTGTAGCTCCCAAGAGCGGTCATCACCACCATGACCACGACGGTCATCACCACCATCATTAA
- a CDS encoding NADPH-dependent FMN reductase has protein sequence MVKIVGIGGSLRADSYSQIVLALAAKRAEALGAEVEILDLRKMNLPFCDGGEEYPDYPDVEKLQKAVKTADGLILATPEYHGSVSGVLKNALDLMSFEQLDGKVAGLISVLGGQANSNALNDLRVILRWVHAWVIPEQIAIAQAWKAFSPEGKILDEQVAQRFDKFAQSLVDNTRKLRGNG, from the coding sequence ATGGTCAAGATTGTTGGTATTGGCGGAAGTTTACGGGCTGATTCTTACAGTCAAATTGTCTTGGCTCTAGCCGCAAAGCGCGCCGAAGCCTTGGGAGCAGAAGTAGAAATATTAGACTTAAGGAAAATGAATTTACCGTTTTGCGATGGGGGAGAGGAGTATCCAGACTACCCCGACGTGGAGAAACTGCAAAAGGCGGTAAAAACAGCCGATGGTTTAATTTTAGCCACACCAGAGTATCACGGCAGCGTTAGCGGCGTACTTAAAAATGCGCTTGACTTAATGAGTTTTGAGCAGTTAGATGGCAAAGTTGCAGGATTAATTAGCGTCTTAGGCGGTCAAGCTAATAGTAATGCGCTCAATGACTTACGAGTAATTTTGCGTTGGGTACACGCTTGGGTAATTCCTGAACAAATTGCTATTGCTCAAGCTTGGAAAGCTTTTTCACCAGAAGGCAAAATTTTGGACGAGCAAGTAGCCCAACGCTTCGATAAGTTTGCTCAAAGTTTGGTTGATAATACCCGAAAGTTGAGGGGTAACGGGTAA
- the ftsH gene encoding ATP-dependent zinc metalloprotease FtsH, whose product MLIGTFPANAQKSETEALSYGDLLEKIDSGEVTRVELDPEQPIAKVKLRGQKPDEPLQEVKIFDQNPELIKKIRSNKNIELEVNSSANSRAAMWFLLNLLWIVPLVAIMLLFLRRSANAGSQAMNFGKSKARFQMEAKTGITFSDVAGIDEAKEELEEVVTFLKQPERFTAIGAKIPKGVLLIGAPGTGKTLLAKAISGEAGVPFFSISGSEFVEMFVGVGASRVRDLFKKAKENAPCLIFIDEIDAVGRQRGTGIGGGNDEREQTLNQLLTEMDGFEANTGIIIIAATNRPDVLDIALLRPGRFDRQVTVDTPDLKGRLEILQVHARNKKVDPSVSIEEVARRTPGFTGADLANLLNEAAILTARRRKDAITVLEIDNAVDRVVAGMEGTPLVDSKSKRLIAYHEVGHALIATKLKDHDPLQKVTLIPRGQAKGLTWFTPDEEQGLNSKAEILARITATLGGRAAEEVVFGRGEITTGAGQDIQQLTNIARQMVTKFGMTDLGLVLLEEQNSDVFLGRDLGKKSDSSEEISSKIDAQVREIVGKCYVQAVEILQENRALMDLLVEQLIELETIDGEVFRQIVTQFAQPTEQKLSLAKK is encoded by the coding sequence ATGCTAATAGGCACATTTCCGGCTAATGCCCAAAAGTCAGAAACTGAAGCTTTATCCTATGGCGACTTGTTAGAAAAAATTGATAGCGGCGAAGTTACAAGGGTAGAGCTAGATCCAGAGCAACCAATTGCCAAAGTCAAACTTCGAGGACAAAAGCCCGACGAGCCTTTACAGGAAGTCAAAATTTTTGACCAAAATCCGGAGTTAATTAAAAAAATTCGTAGCAACAAAAATATTGAACTAGAAGTTAATTCTTCCGCTAATAGTAGAGCCGCGATGTGGTTTTTACTTAACTTGCTGTGGATTGTGCCATTAGTTGCCATCATGTTGCTATTTTTGCGCCGCTCCGCCAACGCGGGTAGCCAAGCCATGAACTTCGGCAAATCAAAAGCCCGCTTTCAGATGGAAGCAAAAACCGGAATAACTTTTAGTGATGTCGCCGGGATTGATGAAGCTAAAGAAGAATTAGAAGAAGTAGTTACTTTTCTCAAACAACCTGAACGATTTACAGCTATTGGGGCAAAAATTCCTAAAGGAGTGTTGCTAATTGGAGCGCCGGGAACAGGTAAAACCTTACTAGCTAAAGCGATTTCTGGCGAAGCGGGAGTTCCATTTTTTAGCATCTCTGGCTCCGAATTTGTGGAAATGTTTGTGGGGGTTGGTGCTTCCCGCGTCCGCGACTTGTTTAAGAAAGCCAAAGAAAACGCTCCTTGTCTAATTTTCATCGATGAAATCGACGCAGTCGGGAGACAAAGAGGGACGGGGATTGGTGGGGGAAACGACGAAAGAGAGCAAACCCTTAACCAGCTACTTACAGAAATGGACGGATTTGAGGCAAATACAGGCATTATTATTATTGCCGCTACCAACCGCCCCGATGTTTTAGATATTGCCTTATTGCGTCCAGGACGTTTTGATCGCCAAGTAACGGTAGATACTCCCGACTTAAAAGGGCGATTGGAAATATTACAAGTCCATGCTCGAAACAAAAAAGTCGATCCCTCTGTATCAATAGAAGAAGTTGCTAGACGCACTCCAGGCTTCACTGGGGCCGACTTAGCCAATTTACTTAATGAAGCGGCAATTCTCACCGCCAGACGACGGAAAGATGCCATTACGGTGCTAGAAATCGACAATGCTGTAGATAGGGTTGTAGCGGGAATGGAAGGTACGCCTTTAGTTGATAGCAAGAGCAAGCGCTTGATTGCTTATCACGAAGTCGGACACGCCTTAATTGCCACTAAGCTCAAAGACCACGATCCTTTGCAGAAAGTGACGCTAATTCCACGCGGACAAGCAAAAGGCTTGACTTGGTTTACTCCTGATGAAGAACAGGGTTTAAACTCTAAAGCGGAGATTTTAGCTAGAATTACAGCGACCTTGGGAGGTAGAGCCGCCGAAGAAGTTGTATTTGGTAGAGGAGAAATTACCACTGGCGCGGGTCAAGATATTCAACAATTGACCAATATAGCGCGGCAAATGGTGACTAAATTTGGGATGACCGATTTAGGATTAGTTTTATTAGAAGAACAAAATAGCGACGTATTTTTAGGTCGAGATTTAGGAAAGAAGTCGGACTCTTCGGAGGAAATTTCTAGCAAGATTGATGCTCAAGTTAGAGAAATCGTTGGCAAGTGCTACGTTCAGGCTGTAGAAATTCTGCAAGAAAATCGCGCGCTGATGGATTTATTGGTAGAGCAGCTAATTGAACTTGAGACAATAGATGGCGAAGTTTTCCGGCAAATTGTGACTCAATTTGCCCAGCCAACAGAGCAAAAACTATCGCTTGCTAAAAAATAG
- a CDS encoding M23 family metallopeptidase: MNQLSKPHYPFLNARCLQSLLLVFISIITVPAFVSGQQSVKALETDEQQVASRNTWRGASFPVENFRGYTSAFGYRRSATGGSNWEFHGGLDLAAPQGSYIRSWWAGKVVKVADRNACGTHIIIQSGQWEHKYCHMKGHVATAGGDRYLVDREGGVQIREGQQLGAGTRIGRVGMTGRTTGPHLHWGLKYASNYVDPALVLRAMYAQQPTNVQQTAVSQQQLVNSKVSEF; encoded by the coding sequence ATGAACCAACTATCTAAACCCCATTACCCATTTTTGAATGCCCGTTGTTTGCAAAGTTTGCTATTAGTTTTTATAAGTATAATTACTGTACCAGCTTTTGTATCTGGGCAACAAAGTGTTAAAGCCTTAGAGACAGATGAACAACAAGTAGCTAGTAGAAATACATGGCGTGGTGCGTCCTTTCCGGTGGAAAATTTTCGCGGTTATACTTCAGCTTTTGGCTATCGTCGCTCGGCGACCGGAGGCTCTAATTGGGAATTTCACGGCGGTTTAGATTTGGCTGCACCCCAAGGGAGTTATATTCGCAGTTGGTGGGCGGGAAAAGTGGTAAAAGTTGCTGATCGCAATGCTTGTGGAACCCATATAATTATCCAATCGGGGCAGTGGGAACATAAATATTGCCACATGAAAGGTCATGTGGCAACGGCGGGAGGCGATCGCTATTTAGTCGATCGTGAAGGTGGGGTACAAATTCGCGAAGGTCAGCAGCTAGGCGCAGGTACTAGAATTGGACGTGTAGGCATGACTGGACGTACCACAGGCCCTCACTTACACTGGGGGCTTAAATATGCCAGTAATTATGTAGACCCGGCTTTGGTTTTAAGAGCTATGTATGCCCAACAACCAACCAATGTTCAACAGACTGCCGTTAGCCAGCAACAGCTAGTCAACAGCAAAGTTTCAGAGTTTTAA